A genomic region of Coregonus clupeaformis isolate EN_2021a unplaced genomic scaffold, ASM2061545v1 scaf0010, whole genome shotgun sequence contains the following coding sequences:
- the LOC121550455 gene encoding tetratricopeptide repeat protein 39A isoform X2 translates to MSNGKDAPAAANSSQMTLQACLEECMEALDLFLNNHFSESLDKLRPRVKESMYHALIYATVLEMQAMMTFQQDDIVNAGNTMKSAQEVCQRFRRKSPSNISKSPGERLTEEQLQALHAEACYAECLLQRAALTFLQDENMVSFIKGGIKVRNSYLIYKELHTFIQSNSSLQGPNHIHLEGGVSFGIGAFNLTLSMFPPRLLKVLEFAGFSGDKEYGLSQLNDGATTHNLRSMLCALLLLCYYTFLTFILGTGEGDVADAEKLLKPFRLRYPQGAIFLFFAGRAEAIKGNIDEAVVLFEDGCKAQQQWKQFHHMCYWELMWCFTYKCVWRMAYFYADLLSNESHWSKAMYVYMKAAYLSMLAPGEARPFGEDEVELFRQVSTFKQKIAGKSPPTEKFAIRKARRYKASCPVRLPVPVLEIMYMWNGFSMISKRPELTEGMLQTLVEAERTLLESPANEYSVDDRCVIHLLKGLCLKNQGHIQAAEECFNKVYNSEKKIKFDHYLVPNALLELSVVYMDTGRKEEAIKLLVKAKNNYKEYSMESRTQFRIHAALSKLKADTSDQDEITAL, encoded by the exons ATGTCCAATGGGAAAGATGCACCTGCCGCGGCGAA ctccTCACAGATGACCCTGCAGGCGTGCCTTGAGGAGTGTATGGAGGCCCTGGACCTCTTCCTCAACAACCACTTCAGTGAGAGCCTGGACAAACTGCGGCCACG GGTAAAGGAGAGTATGTACCATGCTCTGATCTACGCCACTGTGCTGGAGATGCAGGCTATGATGACCTTCCAGCAGGATGACATCGTCAATGCAGGCAACACCATGAAGAGTGCCCAGGAGGTCTGCCAGAG GTTTCGCCGAAAGTCCCCTAGTAATATTAGTAAATCACCTGGTGAGCGTCTAACTGAAG AACAGCTCCAAGCTCTCCATGCTGAAGCGTGTTATGCTGAATGCTTGCTCCAAAGGGCAGCTCTCACCTTCCTACAG GATGAGAACATGGTGAGTTTTATCAAAGGAGGAATCAAAGTACGCAACAGTTACCTGATTTACAA GGAGCTGCACACCTTCATACAGTCTAACAGCTCTCTCCAAGGACCCAACCACATTCACTTAGAGGGAGGGGTGTCTTTTGGGATCGGAGCATTCAACTTG ACTCTCTCCATGTTCCCACCTCGGTTACTCAAAGTTTTAGAGTTTGCTGGCTTCTCTGGAGACAAG GAGTATGGTCTGTCCCAGCTGAATGATGGTGCCACTACACACAACCTGCGCTCCATGCTGTGTGCTCTGCTGTTGCTCTGTTACTACACCTTCCTCACCTTCATACTTG GGACGGGTGAGGGGGACGTGGCTGATGCTGAGAAGCTGCTGAAGCCTTTCCGGCTCCGCTACCCACAG GGGGCCATATTTCTCTTCTTCGCAGGCAGGGCTGAGGCGATCAAGGGGAACATTGATGAG GCGGTGGTGCTGTTTGAGGATGGCTGCAAAGCTCAGCAGCAGTGGAAGCAGTTCCACCACATGTGCTACTGGGAGCTGATGTGGTGCTTCACATACAAGTGCGTGTGGAGGATGGCCTACTTCTACGCAGACCTACTGAGCAATGAGAGCCACTGGTCCAAG GCCATGTATGTGTACATGAAGGCTGCTTACCTGAGCATGCTGGCTCCAGGGGAGGCTAGGCCCTTTGGGGAAGATGAGGTTGAGCTCTTCAG ACAGGTGTCCACCTTCAAGCAAAAGATAGCAGGGAAGTCTCCCCCCACAGAGAAGTTTGCCATTCGCAAGGCTAGACGTTACAAAGCTAGCTGCCCAGTGAGGCTCCCAGTGCCTGTGCTG GAGATTATGTACATGTGGAACGGCTTCTCCATGATCAGCAAGCGGCCAGAGCTGACCGAGGGCATGCTGCAGACACTGGTGGAGGCAGAGCGCACCCTGCTGGAATCTCCCG CAAATGAGTATTCAGTGGATGACCGCTGTGTGATCCACCTACTGAAGGGGCTGTGTCTGAAGAACCAGGGACACATTCAGGCTGCAGAGGAATGCTTCAACAAGGTGTACAACAG TGAGAAGAAGATCAAGTTTGACCATTACCTGGTGCCCAACGCTCTGCTGGAGCTCAGTGTGGTCTACATGGACACGGGCCGCAAGGAGGAGGCCATCAAATTACTGGTGAAGGCCAA AAATAACTACAAGGAGTACTCCATGGAGTCACGCACCCAGTTCAGAATCCATGCTGCCCTCTCCAAACTCAAGGCTGACACTAGTGACCAAGATGAAATCACAGCACTGTAG
- the LOC121550455 gene encoding tetratricopeptide repeat protein 39A isoform X1 encodes MSNGKDAPAAANVCVCSSSQMTLQACLEECMEALDLFLNNHFSESLDKLRPRVKESMYHALIYATVLEMQAMMTFQQDDIVNAGNTMKSAQEVCQRFRRKSPSNISKSPGERLTEEQLQALHAEACYAECLLQRAALTFLQDENMVSFIKGGIKVRNSYLIYKELHTFIQSNSSLQGPNHIHLEGGVSFGIGAFNLTLSMFPPRLLKVLEFAGFSGDKEYGLSQLNDGATTHNLRSMLCALLLLCYYTFLTFILGTGEGDVADAEKLLKPFRLRYPQGAIFLFFAGRAEAIKGNIDEAVVLFEDGCKAQQQWKQFHHMCYWELMWCFTYKCVWRMAYFYADLLSNESHWSKAMYVYMKAAYLSMLAPGEARPFGEDEVELFRQVSTFKQKIAGKSPPTEKFAIRKARRYKASCPVRLPVPVLEIMYMWNGFSMISKRPELTEGMLQTLVEAERTLLESPANEYSVDDRCVIHLLKGLCLKNQGHIQAAEECFNKVYNSEKKIKFDHYLVPNALLELSVVYMDTGRKEEAIKLLVKAKNNYKEYSMESRTQFRIHAALSKLKADTSDQDEITAL; translated from the exons ATGTCCAATGGGAAAGATGCACCTGCCGCGGCGAA tgtgtgtgtgtgcagctccTCACAGATGACCCTGCAGGCGTGCCTTGAGGAGTGTATGGAGGCCCTGGACCTCTTCCTCAACAACCACTTCAGTGAGAGCCTGGACAAACTGCGGCCACG GGTAAAGGAGAGTATGTACCATGCTCTGATCTACGCCACTGTGCTGGAGATGCAGGCTATGATGACCTTCCAGCAGGATGACATCGTCAATGCAGGCAACACCATGAAGAGTGCCCAGGAGGTCTGCCAGAG GTTTCGCCGAAAGTCCCCTAGTAATATTAGTAAATCACCTGGTGAGCGTCTAACTGAAG AACAGCTCCAAGCTCTCCATGCTGAAGCGTGTTATGCTGAATGCTTGCTCCAAAGGGCAGCTCTCACCTTCCTACAG GATGAGAACATGGTGAGTTTTATCAAAGGAGGAATCAAAGTACGCAACAGTTACCTGATTTACAA GGAGCTGCACACCTTCATACAGTCTAACAGCTCTCTCCAAGGACCCAACCACATTCACTTAGAGGGAGGGGTGTCTTTTGGGATCGGAGCATTCAACTTG ACTCTCTCCATGTTCCCACCTCGGTTACTCAAAGTTTTAGAGTTTGCTGGCTTCTCTGGAGACAAG GAGTATGGTCTGTCCCAGCTGAATGATGGTGCCACTACACACAACCTGCGCTCCATGCTGTGTGCTCTGCTGTTGCTCTGTTACTACACCTTCCTCACCTTCATACTTG GGACGGGTGAGGGGGACGTGGCTGATGCTGAGAAGCTGCTGAAGCCTTTCCGGCTCCGCTACCCACAG GGGGCCATATTTCTCTTCTTCGCAGGCAGGGCTGAGGCGATCAAGGGGAACATTGATGAG GCGGTGGTGCTGTTTGAGGATGGCTGCAAAGCTCAGCAGCAGTGGAAGCAGTTCCACCACATGTGCTACTGGGAGCTGATGTGGTGCTTCACATACAAGTGCGTGTGGAGGATGGCCTACTTCTACGCAGACCTACTGAGCAATGAGAGCCACTGGTCCAAG GCCATGTATGTGTACATGAAGGCTGCTTACCTGAGCATGCTGGCTCCAGGGGAGGCTAGGCCCTTTGGGGAAGATGAGGTTGAGCTCTTCAG ACAGGTGTCCACCTTCAAGCAAAAGATAGCAGGGAAGTCTCCCCCCACAGAGAAGTTTGCCATTCGCAAGGCTAGACGTTACAAAGCTAGCTGCCCAGTGAGGCTCCCAGTGCCTGTGCTG GAGATTATGTACATGTGGAACGGCTTCTCCATGATCAGCAAGCGGCCAGAGCTGACCGAGGGCATGCTGCAGACACTGGTGGAGGCAGAGCGCACCCTGCTGGAATCTCCCG CAAATGAGTATTCAGTGGATGACCGCTGTGTGATCCACCTACTGAAGGGGCTGTGTCTGAAGAACCAGGGACACATTCAGGCTGCAGAGGAATGCTTCAACAAGGTGTACAACAG TGAGAAGAAGATCAAGTTTGACCATTACCTGGTGCCCAACGCTCTGCTGGAGCTCAGTGTGGTCTACATGGACACGGGCCGCAAGGAGGAGGCCATCAAATTACTGGTGAAGGCCAA AAATAACTACAAGGAGTACTCCATGGAGTCACGCACCCAGTTCAGAATCCATGCTGCCCTCTCCAAACTCAAGGCTGACACTAGTGACCAAGATGAAATCACAGCACTGTAG